One Chanodichthys erythropterus isolate Z2021 chromosome 10, ASM2448905v1, whole genome shotgun sequence DNA segment encodes these proteins:
- the LOC137029756 gene encoding fish-egg lectin-like: MKRRAMKLYHSVLLLFSCQFIHTMALNCEMICGTLKQIDAGAGSVVGVNDQNEVFVLINNVFTKVFTSLKHFSVGPAGQFGVDTANNIFKVRGGSLVQITGLLKQVDAGGDQNVAGVNMNDDIYCLNMDANNNLPSNSVPWVQLNGKLKYYSCGPYSCWGVSGDELIWIMKGVSGNTCSGSGSFVKIPGLLSMIEVATDGSVFGVNSQGVLYQRTDVSQSNPAGTDWLSIVACPNGHKHVSFDLGLLWVVCVDGSVRRCTL, encoded by the exons ATGAAGAGAAG AGCAATGAAGCTGTATCATAGCGTCCTGCTACTCTTCAGCTGCCAGTTCATTCACACTATGG CTTTAAACTGTGAAATGATTTGTGGCACCCTGAAGCAGATAGACGCTGGGGCAGGCTCAGTGGTTGGAGTGAACGATCAAAATGAAGTCTTCGTCCTGATTAATAACGTCTTCACAAAGGTCTTTACGTCTCTAAAACACTTCAGTGTTGGTCCTGCTGGTCAGTTTGGGGTGGATACAGCAAACAACATCTTCAAGGTGCGGGGTGGCAGCCTTGTGCAGATTACAG GCCTTCTCAAACAGGTGGATGCTGGAGGAGATCAGAATGTTGCAGGTGTCAATATGAATGATGacatatattgtttaaatatggatgcTAACAACAATTTGCCATCCAACTCTGTTCCTTGGGTTCAACTTAATGGAAAGCTGAAGTATTACAGCTGTGGCCCGTACAGCTGTTGGGGAGTGAGCGGTGATGAACTAATCTGGATCATGAAG GGTGTGTCTGGTAATACCTGTTCCGGGTCCGGCTCCTTTGTGAAAATTCCTGGACTTCTGTCCATGATTGAAGTAGCAACTGATGGCAGTGTTTTTGGTGTCAATTCTCAAGGGGTCTTATACCAAAG AACTGACGTCTCTCAGTCCAACCCCGCTGGCACAGACTGGTTATCGATTGTTGCCTGTCCCAATGGCCACAAGCATGTGAGCTTTGACCTGGGATTGCTGTGGGTCGTCTGTGTTGATGGCTCCGTCCGCAGGTGTACTTTATAG